One genomic window of Polyangium aurulentum includes the following:
- a CDS encoding TIGR04551 family protein: MRTSSRSLASSCRSTPVSWRGRRSAAAIALGLLASTSAAYAQPAAPQPAPAQPAPAQPAPGQPAPGQTAPDATPTAPDAARPQDEPLVPPAAAPPTGVGAAGAQGGATTAAGASPDPDRDQRALTRQGAERPTPTGDVAQRPSEVFSEDWWSQARPSLELHGLFRVRAELFHHFALGRKDPFASSFWPQPADTSFNPTSGQRQIVRLCGDDPTRTSNCDNNTQASANMRFRLTPELHISDNLRVMSQIDIFDNVVLGSTPEGYSNQPGTSGGYAVVAPGGYAPLGAFTTTAWAPVAGQTSLTDSIVVKRVWGEYATPVGLLRFGRMPNQWGLGILNNEGNGYDSDWQSTVDRIMFVTGIPKYDLYFTGAWDFIHEGPISASQQQQQGQPYDLGQLDDVSQYVVMAARRRDPELARLDLAKGLPVINGGVYFAYRNQVIANDSTAATNNAAFGRSPEDVRLGYTRRGAQFFTPDVWFQFLYKTFRFEAEAAMVYGTIENTRTTGQPEPTSENPAAELSQFDDQVGWKVQQFGLATQAEFRTLEDKLRLDLGFGWSSGDPDVASLQAPRTGMERQLTADRTYSTFRFHPDYRIDMILWRNVMSRVEGAYYFRPSVQYDFSRDPNGQRLGGSAAVIWSRASEFIQAPGHKRDLGIELNFALYFQAKDGTLNDRLDKMGGFYTSLQYGVLFPLGGLGYLPQQVTRYASENGGATLDTETAQILRWYLGIMF; the protein is encoded by the coding sequence ATGCGAACCTCGTCGCGGTCCTTGGCCTCCTCGTGCAGATCGACCCCCGTCTCGTGGCGGGGGCGCCGCAGCGCCGCGGCCATCGCCCTAGGCCTGCTCGCCTCGACGAGCGCCGCCTACGCGCAGCCCGCAGCCCCGCAGCCTGCGCCCGCGCAGCCCGCACCCGCGCAGCCCGCACCCGGGCAACCTGCGCCCGGACAAACTGCGCCCGACGCTACGCCGACCGCGCCCGACGCAGCGCGCCCGCAGGACGAGCCGCTCGTCCCGCCCGCAGCCGCGCCGCCCACGGGCGTTGGTGCGGCAGGCGCGCAAGGAGGAGCGACGACGGCCGCGGGTGCCTCGCCCGATCCTGATCGCGATCAGCGCGCGCTCACGCGCCAGGGCGCCGAGCGCCCCACGCCCACGGGTGACGTCGCCCAGCGCCCGAGCGAGGTGTTCTCCGAAGACTGGTGGTCGCAGGCCCGGCCGAGCCTCGAGCTGCACGGCCTGTTCCGCGTCCGCGCCGAGCTGTTCCACCACTTCGCGCTCGGCCGCAAAGATCCCTTCGCCTCGTCGTTCTGGCCGCAGCCGGCCGACACCTCGTTCAACCCGACCTCGGGTCAGCGGCAGATCGTGCGGCTGTGCGGCGACGATCCCACGCGCACGTCGAACTGCGACAACAACACGCAGGCGAGCGCCAACATGCGCTTCCGCCTCACCCCCGAGCTGCACATCAGCGACAACCTGCGCGTGATGTCGCAGATCGACATCTTCGACAACGTCGTGCTCGGCTCGACGCCCGAGGGCTACTCGAACCAGCCCGGGACGAGCGGCGGATACGCCGTGGTGGCGCCCGGCGGCTACGCGCCCCTCGGCGCCTTCACCACCACCGCGTGGGCGCCCGTTGCAGGTCAAACGAGTCTCACCGACTCGATCGTCGTCAAGCGCGTCTGGGGCGAGTACGCGACGCCGGTCGGCCTCCTGCGCTTCGGTCGCATGCCGAACCAGTGGGGCCTCGGCATCCTGAACAACGAGGGCAACGGCTACGACTCCGACTGGCAGTCGACGGTCGACCGGATCATGTTCGTGACAGGCATCCCCAAGTACGACCTGTACTTCACGGGCGCCTGGGACTTCATCCACGAAGGGCCGATCAGCGCCTCGCAGCAGCAGCAGCAAGGCCAGCCCTACGATCTCGGCCAGCTCGACGACGTGAGCCAGTACGTGGTCATGGCCGCGCGGCGCCGCGATCCGGAGCTCGCGCGGCTCGACCTCGCCAAGGGCCTGCCCGTCATCAACGGCGGCGTCTACTTCGCCTACCGCAACCAGGTCATCGCGAACGACTCGACGGCCGCGACGAACAACGCCGCCTTCGGGCGCTCTCCGGAGGACGTGCGGCTCGGCTACACGCGGCGCGGCGCGCAGTTCTTCACGCCCGACGTGTGGTTCCAGTTCCTCTACAAGACGTTCCGCTTCGAGGCCGAGGCCGCGATGGTCTACGGCACGATCGAGAACACGCGCACCACGGGCCAGCCCGAGCCCACGAGCGAGAACCCCGCCGCCGAGCTGAGCCAGTTCGATGATCAGGTCGGCTGGAAGGTGCAGCAGTTCGGCCTGGCCACGCAGGCCGAGTTCCGCACGCTCGAGGACAAGCTGCGCCTCGATCTCGGCTTCGGCTGGTCCTCGGGCGATCCCGACGTGGCGTCGCTGCAAGCGCCGAGGACGGGCATGGAGCGGCAGCTCACGGCCGATCGCACCTACTCGACCTTCCGCTTCCACCCCGACTACCGCATCGACATGATCCTCTGGCGCAACGTCATGTCGCGCGTCGAGGGCGCGTACTACTTCCGGCCGTCGGTGCAGTACGACTTCTCGCGCGATCCGAACGGCCAGCGGCTCGGCGGCAGCGCGGCGGTCATCTGGAGCCGCGCGAGCGAGTTCATTCAGGCGCCCGGCCACAAGCGCGATCTCGGCATCGAGCTGAACTTCGCCCTCTACTTCCAGGCCAAGGACGGCACGCTCAACGACCGCCTCGACAAGATGGGCGGCTTCTACACCTCGCTGCAGTACGGCGTGCTCTTCCCGCTCGGCGGCCTCGGCTATCTGCCGCAGCAGGTCACGCGCTACGCGAGCGAGAACGGCGGCGCGACGCTCGACACCGAGACGGCGCAGATCCTCCGCTGGTATCTCGGCATCATGTTCTGA
- a CDS encoding M2 family metallopeptidase produces the protein MAAPTERARALIDGFTARAEPLARRAALAQWQLATNADADAERAAAEAQVELARLYAEDATFTEAKALSAEAIDDPMLARGAHLLYLATLAYRRDPKTLERIVALETELEGVYSTYRGDLDGEAVSENKIREVLRTEKDTERRRRAWEASKGIGPLAAPKILELVGLRNQVARALGFRDWFAMALFTEELDEKWLFALLDDLDARTLAPFTAEKAHIDQEASAWLGVSSSDLYPWHYQDVFFQEAPTTGRSSLDGLLEGSDVMVMAGSFYEDLGFGPDVSQILAKSDLYPRDKKSQHAFCTDIDRAGDVRILCNVEPSERWLETVLHELGHGIYDLGIDRSLPWGLRQPAHIFTTEAIAMLMGRRSRDPEFLGRYVRARSDDEQEMDRSLMRRRMLMLVRWVNVMTRFERELYAEPTKDAEALGKLWWDLVERHQLVRRPPGARPYDWATKIHVALAPVYYQNYLLGELAASQIEAAVAEMTGSPLTGNPDAAAFLRDRWFKPGASLRWDELVTRATGAPLGADRFLADFVGG, from the coding sequence ATGGCCGCACCGACCGAACGCGCCCGCGCCCTCATCGATGGCTTCACCGCCCGCGCCGAGCCGCTCGCACGGCGCGCCGCGCTCGCGCAGTGGCAGCTCGCGACGAACGCCGACGCCGACGCCGAGCGCGCCGCCGCAGAGGCGCAGGTCGAGCTTGCGCGCTTGTACGCCGAGGACGCGACCTTCACCGAGGCCAAGGCGCTTTCGGCCGAGGCCATCGACGACCCCATGCTCGCGCGCGGTGCGCACCTGCTCTACCTCGCGACGCTCGCCTACCGCCGCGATCCGAAGACGCTCGAGCGCATCGTCGCGCTCGAGACCGAGCTCGAGGGCGTCTACTCGACCTACCGCGGCGATCTCGACGGCGAGGCGGTGAGCGAGAACAAGATCCGCGAGGTCCTGCGCACCGAGAAGGACACCGAGCGGCGGCGGCGCGCGTGGGAGGCGTCGAAGGGCATCGGCCCGCTCGCCGCGCCCAAGATCCTGGAGCTCGTCGGCCTGCGCAACCAGGTGGCGCGAGCGCTCGGCTTCCGCGACTGGTTCGCGATGGCGCTCTTCACCGAAGAGCTCGACGAGAAATGGCTCTTCGCGCTGCTCGACGACCTCGACGCGCGCACGCTCGCGCCGTTCACCGCCGAGAAGGCGCACATCGACCAGGAGGCGAGCGCCTGGCTCGGCGTCTCCTCGAGCGATCTGTACCCGTGGCACTACCAGGACGTCTTCTTCCAGGAGGCGCCGACCACGGGGCGAAGCTCTCTCGACGGGCTGCTCGAGGGCAGCGACGTCATGGTGATGGCCGGCTCGTTCTACGAGGATCTCGGCTTCGGCCCCGACGTTTCGCAGATCCTCGCGAAGAGCGATCTGTACCCGCGCGACAAGAAGAGCCAGCACGCCTTCTGCACCGACATCGATCGCGCGGGCGACGTGCGCATCCTCTGCAACGTCGAGCCGAGCGAGCGCTGGCTCGAGACCGTGCTGCACGAGCTCGGGCACGGGATCTACGACCTCGGCATCGATCGCAGCCTGCCCTGGGGGCTGCGCCAGCCTGCGCACATCTTCACGACCGAGGCGATCGCCATGCTGATGGGGCGAAGGTCGCGCGATCCGGAGTTCCTCGGCCGCTACGTGCGGGCGCGCAGCGACGACGAGCAGGAGATGGATCGCTCGCTCATGCGCCGGCGCATGCTGATGCTCGTGCGGTGGGTGAACGTGATGACGCGCTTCGAGCGCGAGCTGTACGCCGAGCCCACGAAGGACGCCGAGGCGCTCGGCAAGCTCTGGTGGGATCTCGTCGAGCGCCACCAGCTCGTGCGCAGGCCGCCCGGAGCGCGCCCCTACGACTGGGCGACGAAGATCCACGTCGCGCTGGCGCCGGTCTACTACCAGAACTACCTGCTCGGCGAGCTCGCGGCCTCGCAGATCGAGGCGGCGGTCGCGGAGATGACGGGCAGCCCGCTGACGGGCAACCCCGACGCGGCGGCCTTCTTGCGCGATCGCTGGTTCAAGCCGGGCGCGAGCCTGCGCTGGGACGAGCTGGTGACGCGGGCGACCGGCGCTCCGCTCGGGGCTGATCGCTTCCTTGCCGACTTCGTGGGCGGCTAG
- the alaS gene encoding alanine--tRNA ligase, with the protein MPADSHSIRRTFLEFFASRGHEVVPSAPLVPQNDPTLMFVNAGMVQFKDVFTGKDKRNYTRAASSQKCIRISGKHNDLENVGVTARHQTFFEMLGNFSFGDYFKEEAIVSAWELLTKVYGVPKDRLVVTVFKGEGGFPADDEAAAIWRKVTGFGDDRILRLGMADNFWSMGDTGPCGPCSEIHYFHGANPDVARFGEEPRLDGSGWTEIWNLVFMQYDRAEKDAPVTPLPAPSIDTGMGLERIACVLQGVASNYDTDLLRPLVDKASAISGKPYTGGNGADDVSMRVIADHARTTAFLIAEGVMPEKQRREYVLRRVMRRAIRHGYRLGIDKPFLHEVALLVVDRMGDVYRELRDRRDLIARVTEDEEVRFRATLKRGMKILEERFGEMRDKGDKTLSAPAAADLYTTYGFPLDLTQVICGEQGYGVDVEGAEKVIRGAEEADGPIDPGAALDPAYREARAKLGGPVGFTGYEQEEGDSEIVALIKITKKDGSDKPARALVERVGAGDKVEVVVKDSPFYAESGGQVGDVGRIEADGLRIDVTDTQRPLPGFIVHVGAVASGEAKVGQAVHLEVDHDARSATRRNHSATHLLHWALRTVLGEHAQQKGSRVAPDMLRFDFAHNKPLTREEIDRIEDLVNAKVLENAPITTEVVSIEEARKKGAVAIFEEKYGDVVRVLTMTKDSMELCGGTHARALGDIGLFKITGEGGVAAGVRRLFAATGKNALGYVRQLEDDIQKARQVAKAQGGDLAEKIGKIVAHERELEKKVSELERRLVEGGGPGGGGGGGLDGMLAEAREIGGIKVLARRVPDGTQSAALREIAEKLRDKLGERSAVLLGSVAGDKAQLAVMVSKAATGQLKAGDLIKGIAKIVGGSGGGRPDMAQAGGTDVGKIDEAVAATYTEVARLLGS; encoded by the coding sequence ATGCCCGCCGATAGCCATTCGATCCGCCGCACATTTTTGGAGTTCTTCGCCTCGCGAGGCCACGAGGTCGTCCCGAGCGCGCCGCTCGTCCCGCAGAACGACCCCACGTTGATGTTCGTCAACGCAGGGATGGTCCAGTTCAAGGACGTCTTCACCGGCAAGGACAAGCGCAACTACACGCGCGCCGCGAGCAGCCAGAAGTGCATCCGCATCAGCGGCAAGCACAACGACCTCGAGAACGTCGGCGTCACCGCGCGCCACCAGACGTTCTTCGAGATGCTCGGCAACTTCAGCTTCGGCGACTACTTCAAGGAGGAGGCCATCGTCTCCGCCTGGGAGCTGCTCACCAAGGTCTACGGCGTGCCGAAAGACAGGCTCGTCGTCACCGTCTTCAAGGGCGAGGGCGGCTTCCCTGCCGACGACGAGGCCGCCGCGATCTGGCGCAAGGTCACCGGCTTCGGCGACGACCGCATCCTCCGGCTCGGCATGGCCGACAACTTCTGGAGCATGGGCGACACCGGCCCGTGCGGCCCGTGCTCGGAGATCCACTACTTCCACGGCGCCAACCCCGACGTCGCGCGCTTCGGCGAGGAGCCGCGCCTCGACGGCTCGGGCTGGACCGAGATCTGGAACCTCGTCTTCATGCAGTACGACCGGGCCGAGAAAGACGCGCCCGTCACGCCGCTGCCCGCGCCCAGCATCGACACCGGCATGGGCCTCGAGCGCATCGCGTGCGTCTTGCAGGGCGTCGCCTCGAACTACGACACCGATCTGCTCCGCCCGCTCGTCGACAAGGCGAGCGCGATCTCGGGCAAGCCGTACACGGGCGGCAACGGCGCCGACGACGTGTCGATGCGCGTCATCGCCGACCACGCGCGCACCACGGCCTTCCTCATCGCCGAGGGCGTGATGCCCGAGAAGCAGCGGCGCGAGTACGTCCTTCGCCGCGTCATGCGCCGCGCGATCCGGCACGGCTACAGGCTCGGCATCGACAAGCCCTTCCTGCACGAGGTGGCGCTGCTCGTCGTCGACCGGATGGGCGACGTCTACCGCGAGCTGCGCGACCGGCGCGATCTCATCGCGCGCGTCACCGAGGACGAGGAGGTGCGCTTCCGGGCCACGTTGAAGCGCGGCATGAAGATCCTCGAGGAGCGCTTCGGCGAGATGCGCGACAAGGGCGACAAGACCCTCTCCGCGCCCGCTGCGGCCGATCTCTACACGACGTACGGCTTCCCGCTCGATCTCACGCAGGTCATCTGCGGCGAGCAGGGCTACGGCGTCGACGTCGAGGGCGCCGAGAAGGTCATCCGCGGGGCCGAGGAGGCCGACGGGCCGATCGATCCCGGCGCGGCCCTCGATCCTGCCTACCGCGAGGCGCGCGCCAAGCTCGGCGGCCCCGTCGGGTTCACCGGCTACGAGCAGGAAGAGGGCGACAGCGAGATCGTCGCCCTCATCAAGATCACGAAGAAGGACGGCTCCGACAAACCCGCGCGCGCGCTCGTCGAGCGCGTCGGCGCGGGCGACAAGGTCGAGGTCGTGGTGAAGGACTCGCCCTTCTACGCCGAGAGCGGCGGCCAGGTGGGCGACGTCGGTCGCATCGAGGCCGACGGCTTGCGCATCGACGTGACCGACACCCAGCGGCCGCTACCCGGATTCATCGTGCACGTCGGCGCGGTGGCGAGCGGCGAGGCCAAGGTGGGCCAGGCGGTGCACCTCGAGGTCGACCACGACGCGCGCTCGGCGACGCGCCGCAACCACTCGGCCACGCACCTTCTGCACTGGGCCTTGCGCACCGTGCTCGGCGAGCACGCGCAGCAGAAGGGCTCGCGCGTCGCGCCCGACATGCTCCGCTTCGACTTCGCGCACAACAAGCCCCTCACGCGCGAGGAGATCGATCGCATCGAGGATCTCGTGAACGCGAAGGTCCTCGAGAACGCGCCGATCACGACCGAGGTCGTGTCCATCGAGGAGGCGCGCAAGAAGGGCGCCGTCGCGATCTTCGAGGAGAAGTACGGCGACGTCGTCCGCGTTCTGACGATGACCAAGGACTCGATGGAGCTGTGCGGCGGCACGCATGCGCGGGCGCTCGGCGACATCGGCCTGTTCAAGATCACGGGCGAGGGCGGCGTGGCGGCGGGCGTGCGGCGCCTGTTCGCGGCGACGGGCAAGAACGCGCTCGGCTACGTGCGGCAGCTCGAGGACGACATCCAGAAGGCGCGGCAGGTGGCGAAGGCGCAGGGCGGCGATCTCGCCGAGAAGATCGGCAAGATCGTCGCGCACGAGCGCGAGCTCGAGAAGAAGGTGAGCGAGCTCGAGCGCAGGCTCGTCGAGGGCGGCGGCCCTGGCGGCGGCGGCGGCGGTGGGCTCGACGGGATGCTGGCCGAGGCGCGCGAGATCGGCGGCATCAAGGTGCTGGCGCGCCGGGTCCCCGACGGCACGCAGTCGGCGGCGCTGCGCGAGATCGCCGAGAAGCTCCGCGACAAGCTGGGCGAGCGGAGCGCCGTCCTGCTCGGCTCGGTGGCCGGCGACAAGGCGCAGCTCGCCGTGATGGTCTCGAAGGCCGCCACGGGCCAGCTGAAGGCGGGCGACCTCATCAAGGGCATCGCCAAGATCGTCGGCGGCTCCGGCGGCGGGCGTCCCGACATGGCCCAGGCCGGCGGGACCGACGTCGGCAAGATCGACGAGGCGGTCGCCGCGACCTACACCGAGGTCGCGCGGCTCCTGGGCTCCTGA
- a CDS encoding response regulator: MRTRDMSFRDFDEMLEKDTPSRRAAEVRPLVVVVDDDEMVRRSLRAVLSNRYELRLCATAVDGLSALNDDVSAVILDVKMQGHDGFWACMQIRKRYPDLPVIFYSAYQDIKNPYDIINEMHPYGYVVKDGSTRKLLDLVEGATRLSATRRENKRAVESVRAGRLEIEQSLRKSRPPPSK, encoded by the coding sequence GTGAGAACCCGCGATATGTCGTTCCGCGATTTCGACGAGATGCTCGAGAAGGATACGCCCTCCCGGCGGGCCGCCGAGGTTCGTCCCCTCGTGGTGGTCGTCGACGACGACGAGATGGTGCGCCGCTCGCTGCGCGCCGTCCTTTCGAACCGCTACGAGCTGCGCCTGTGCGCCACCGCGGTCGACGGGCTCTCGGCCCTGAACGACGACGTCTCGGCGGTGATCCTCGACGTGAAGATGCAGGGGCACGACGGGTTCTGGGCGTGCATGCAGATCCGCAAGCGATACCCCGACCTGCCGGTGATCTTCTACTCGGCCTACCAGGACATCAAGAACCCGTACGACATCATCAACGAGATGCACCCGTACGGCTACGTCGTGAAAGACGGCAGCACGCGCAAGCTGCTCGACCTCGTCGAGGGCGCGACGCGCCTTTCGGCGACGCGCCGCGAAAACAAGCGCGCGGTGGAGAGCGTGCGCGCAGGCAGGCTGGAGATCGAGCAGAGCCTGCGAAAGAGCCGGCCGCCGCCCTCGAAGTGA
- a CDS encoding ATP-binding protein: MQHSLTFARIRAGIGVASAATLAIFLSPSLARARPAEPPFAQRYVTYGADADFGPWPVKAIGQDRRGALWVSTDSGIHRYDGRRFQVVPLPDGLPAKIVNTIAAGRGDAVWFLTRAGALRWDGVGIHGPTQPGFPGEARALAADLEGRILLGGDAGLFVEGDDGRFAPAPGWPGGPVGALHQSPSGELFATGPGTVTVRAADGHFERWGAAEGIPDVPFIGAARDRGGRIWLLARRRLWAYSPGKREAVEWREHPWLHTLHENRQGQIYIGTLDGLFVLDGDGAEPRHVPSVPTGEVAAVFEDAEGSSWVGGTGLHRVAGRGLWRMYGTEQGLPSASIWGFARDTREVLWVATSAGLCRATNEGFVPEASVPRQTFKSILATGDGALWLTAKDPEIYRYEPATQRLDRIPLPESAPPGTHATTLAFEPSGALWVASTSGVFRGDASAPRRLAPFPLPDARGAQGVYDVMVDRQGRVWIGASGGVVVVEGERARRFSPEELRVGEAIFLVERDDGRICATHGGFEGLSCFRYDGRSISDLVRFDVAHGLSSPSIYMLSKDRRGRLWVGSGRGVDVIEGDRVVASHDTATGLADNDVNAHSLLAEENGDVWIGTEGGVARYLGGREEPLPPPPVVFTSVRAGGEEWLGRSSPVLPHNRNSLEIDLFVPSFLDERRLVREVRLSGNNAAAWRREDEGTARYAGLAPGTYTFEARARHRHGEFGATSTVTLTIRPPFWQTPGFLGVLGLGLVGTGALFASLRQRALRRRNLELERIVEERTRDLRRAQERVVELEKWSTEAQMAGGFAHEVRNALAGAKMRLATVGADRPETICAENSAKLREVFLQARPYLPEEERPALAAALKEVNANEERLDEALRDTDEALSRALAITHELLEYARTGAEGPGRERVRLAELVRGILRSRAEDLGKVDIEVSVDIAPEAEIEVKAGHLHSILDNLVGNACDAIAQKDGAGERRIRISHAAGEDADVLTVEDTGVGIAPEHRARLFEPFFTTKPRTGTGLGLGVVRRLVRLYGGTIQIDGEPGVGARVTLTLPRPAAPRA, from the coding sequence ATGCAGCACTCCCTGACTTTCGCGCGCATTCGCGCAGGCATCGGCGTGGCCTCGGCTGCGACCCTCGCGATTTTCCTTTCGCCCTCCCTCGCGCGCGCCCGTCCTGCCGAACCGCCCTTCGCGCAGCGTTACGTAACCTACGGGGCCGACGCCGATTTCGGTCCCTGGCCCGTGAAGGCGATTGGCCAGGATCGTCGCGGCGCGCTCTGGGTGAGCACCGACAGCGGAATCCACCGATACGACGGGCGCCGATTCCAGGTGGTTCCGCTGCCCGATGGCTTGCCTGCGAAGATTGTCAATACGATCGCGGCGGGCCGCGGCGATGCGGTCTGGTTTTTGACGAGAGCGGGCGCGCTGCGCTGGGACGGGGTGGGTATTCATGGCCCCACGCAGCCAGGTTTTCCGGGCGAGGCGCGCGCGCTCGCGGCCGATCTCGAGGGTCGGATCCTGCTCGGGGGAGATGCAGGGCTCTTCGTGGAGGGCGACGACGGCCGGTTCGCTCCCGCGCCCGGATGGCCCGGCGGCCCGGTCGGCGCGCTGCACCAGAGCCCTTCGGGGGAGCTGTTCGCCACCGGCCCCGGCACCGTCACGGTGCGCGCTGCGGACGGCCATTTCGAGCGGTGGGGCGCGGCCGAGGGTATTCCCGATGTGCCATTCATCGGCGCGGCGCGCGACCGCGGCGGCCGCATATGGCTCCTCGCGCGGAGGCGGCTCTGGGCCTATTCGCCGGGAAAACGCGAGGCCGTGGAGTGGAGGGAGCACCCGTGGCTTCACACGCTCCACGAGAATCGGCAGGGGCAGATCTACATTGGCACGCTCGACGGGCTGTTCGTCCTCGATGGGGACGGCGCCGAGCCCCGCCACGTGCCTTCCGTGCCCACCGGCGAGGTAGCGGCGGTCTTCGAGGACGCGGAAGGCTCGTCATGGGTGGGGGGCACGGGGCTGCACCGTGTCGCGGGCCGGGGGCTGTGGCGGATGTACGGGACCGAGCAGGGCCTGCCCTCCGCCTCCATCTGGGGCTTCGCCCGCGACACGCGCGAAGTGTTATGGGTCGCCACCTCCGCGGGCCTCTGCCGCGCGACGAATGAGGGGTTCGTGCCCGAGGCTTCCGTGCCTCGACAAACCTTCAAGTCCATCCTCGCGACGGGCGACGGCGCCCTGTGGCTCACGGCCAAGGACCCCGAGATCTATCGCTACGAGCCGGCCACGCAGCGCCTCGATCGCATCCCTCTGCCCGAGTCCGCCCCGCCGGGCACCCACGCGACGACCCTCGCATTCGAGCCTTCCGGCGCGCTCTGGGTGGCCAGCACGAGCGGCGTCTTCCGCGGCGACGCATCCGCGCCCCGGCGCCTCGCTCCCTTTCCCCTGCCCGACGCCCGCGGGGCCCAGGGGGTTTACGACGTGATGGTCGACCGGCAGGGCCGCGTCTGGATTGGGGCTTCGGGCGGGGTCGTGGTGGTCGAGGGCGAGCGCGCGCGGCGCTTTTCGCCCGAGGAGCTGCGCGTGGGCGAGGCGATCTTCCTCGTCGAGCGGGACGACGGCCGCATCTGCGCGACGCACGGCGGCTTCGAGGGGCTCTCGTGCTTCCGCTACGACGGCCGCTCCATCTCCGACCTCGTCCGCTTCGACGTCGCCCACGGTTTGTCGAGCCCGTCCATTTACATGTTGAGCAAGGATAGGAGGGGGCGGCTCTGGGTCGGCTCCGGGCGCGGGGTCGACGTGATCGAGGGGGACCGGGTGGTGGCGAGCCACGACACGGCGACGGGCCTCGCGGACAACGACGTGAATGCGCACTCGCTGCTCGCCGAGGAGAACGGCGACGTCTGGATCGGGACCGAGGGAGGGGTCGCGCGCTACCTGGGCGGCCGCGAAGAGCCGCTTCCGCCGCCTCCTGTGGTCTTCACCTCCGTGCGCGCGGGCGGCGAGGAGTGGCTCGGTCGCTCTTCGCCCGTCTTGCCGCACAATCGCAACAGCCTCGAGATCGACCTCTTCGTGCCGAGCTTCCTCGACGAGCGGCGGCTCGTGCGCGAGGTGCGGCTGTCGGGGAACAATGCCGCCGCCTGGCGCCGGGAGGACGAGGGCACGGCGCGCTATGCAGGCCTCGCCCCGGGCACGTACACGTTCGAGGCGCGCGCGCGGCACCGCCATGGTGAGTTTGGCGCGACAAGCACGGTCACGCTGACGATCCGGCCGCCTTTCTGGCAGACGCCCGGCTTTCTCGGCGTGCTCGGGCTCGGGCTCGTGGGAACGGGCGCCCTCTTCGCCTCGCTCCGGCAGCGGGCGTTGCGTAGACGCAACCTCGAGCTCGAGCGCATCGTCGAGGAGCGCACGCGCGACTTGCGCCGGGCGCAGGAGCGCGTCGTCGAGCTCGAGAAATGGTCGACCGAGGCGCAGATGGCCGGGGGTTTCGCGCACGAGGTGCGCAACGCGCTCGCCGGGGCGAAGATGCGCCTCGCCACCGTGGGCGCCGACCGGCCCGAGACGATCTGCGCCGAGAACAGCGCGAAGCTCCGGGAGGTGTTCCTGCAGGCGCGCCCCTATCTGCCCGAGGAGGAGCGCCCCGCGCTCGCCGCCGCGCTGAAGGAGGTCAACGCCAATGAAGAGCGCCTCGACGAGGCACTGCGCGACACCGACGAGGCGCTCTCCCGGGCGCTCGCGATCACGCACGAGCTGCTCGAATACGCGCGCACCGGCGCCGAGGGCCCGGGGCGCGAGCGGGTGCGGCTCGCCGAGCTGGTCCGCGGCATCTTGCGGTCGCGCGCGGAGGACCTCGGAAAGGTGGACATCGAGGTCTCGGTCGACATCGCGCCCGAGGCCGAGATCGAGGTCAAGGCGGGGCATCTGCATTCGATCCTCGACAACCTCGTCGGCAACGCCTGCGACGCGATTGCTCAAAAAGACGGCGCGGGCGAGCGGCGCATCCGGATCTCGCACGCCGCCGGCGAGGACGCGGACGTGCTCACGGTGGAGGACACGGGCGTCGGCATCGCGCCCGAGCATCGGGCCCGTCTCTTCGAGCCGTTTTTCACGACGAAGCCGCGCACCGGTACCGGGCTCGGGCTCGGCGTCGTGCGGCGGCTCGTGCGGCTTTATGGGGGGACGATACAGATTGATGGCGAGCCGGGCGTGGGCGCGCGCGTCACGCTGACGCTGCCTCGCCCGGCTGCGCCGCGGGCTTAG